The following are encoded in a window of Candidatus Fluviicola riflensis genomic DNA:
- a CDS encoding 6-pyruvoyl tetrahydrobiopterin synthase: MKTVYITRREHFNAAHKLWREDWSEEKNYDVFGKCSNKNWHGHNYTIFVTVKGFPSVETGFVIDLKDLSTIIKERVIEPLDHKNLNLDVPFLSGLLASTENIVIKIWEEIEGPIQEAGGKLCHIRLEETENNYVDYYGGNEPF; this comes from the coding sequence TTGAAAACAGTATACATCACGCGACGCGAACACTTTAATGCAGCCCACAAATTGTGGCGTGAGGATTGGTCGGAAGAAAAAAACTACGACGTCTTCGGCAAGTGCAGCAACAAAAACTGGCACGGTCACAACTACACTATTTTTGTAACAGTTAAAGGCTTTCCGAGTGTAGAAACCGGTTTTGTTATCGACCTAAAAGATTTGAGCACGATCATCAAGGAACGGGTTATTGAACCATTGGATCATAAAAATCTGAACCTGGATGTCCCGTTTTTGAGCGGCTTACTTGCTTCAACGGAAAACATTGTGATTAAGATCTGGGAAGAAATTGAAGGGCCAATTCAGGAGGCGGGCGGCAAATTGTGTCATATCCGCCTGGAAGAAACCGAAAATAATTACGTGGATTACTACGGCGGCAACGAACCGTTCTGA
- the folE gene encoding GTP cyclohydrolase I FolE — MSHSHDIYNDEITERLAGVYKTVLSDIGEDPEREGLLKTPERVAKALQFLTHGYDIFPEDILKSALFHEEYSEMVIVKDIEVYSMCEHHMLPFFGKAHVAYIPNGTIVGLSKIPRVVDAYSRRLQVQERLTIEIRDCIQKTLNPKGVAVVLECAHMCMQMRGVQKQNAYTTSSAFTGLFLSNDSTRKEFINLVQAKLH, encoded by the coding sequence ATGTCTCATTCCCACGATATTTACAACGACGAAATCACCGAGCGATTGGCTGGTGTTTACAAAACAGTACTTTCTGATATCGGTGAAGATCCCGAACGCGAAGGTTTACTCAAAACGCCCGAACGCGTTGCAAAAGCCTTGCAGTTTTTGACGCACGGTTATGACATTTTCCCGGAAGATATTTTGAAATCGGCACTTTTTCATGAGGAATACTCTGAAATGGTGATTGTGAAAGACATTGAAGTCTATTCGATGTGTGAACACCACATGTTACCGTTTTTTGGAAAAGCACATGTAGCTTACATTCCCAATGGTACCATCGTTGGATTGAGCAAAATTCCACGTGTAGTAGACGCTTATTCACGTCGCTTGCAGGTACAGGAGCGTTTGACGATCGAAATCCGCGATTGCATTCAAAAAACCCTGAATCCGAAAGGAGTAGCCGTTGTGTTGGAATGCGCTCACATGTGCATGCAAATGCGCGGTGTACAAAAACAAAACGCTTATACTACTTCGAGTGCGTTTACCGGATTGTTCCTGAGCAACGACTCAACGCGTAAGGAATTCATTAATCTCGTTCAAGCGAAATTGCACTAG